The following are encoded in a window of Rhizobium sp. WYJ-E13 genomic DNA:
- a CDS encoding arylsulfatase, which produces MDHDEAAPAGTGEGSMISRRQILMSSAAFSGVALAAGVLGSPAGAEAAEVPPARPNIVYIVADDLGWRDVGFQGSDIRTPHLDKLAQEGARFEQFYAQPMCTPTRAAFMTGRYPLRYGLQTGVIPAAGTYGIPLDEYLLPQMLQDAGYRTAMVGKWHLGHAKPEYWPRQRGFDSFYGALVGEIDHFKHSSHGIKDWYRNNKPLEEKGFDNSLFGEEAARTIEHHDAGRPLFLYLAFTAPHTPFQAPREYLDRFETIEDENRRAYAAMISVMDDGIGKVVAALEKRGMRDNTLIVFHSDNGGVKSSMFAGDSKISGGLPADNGP; this is translated from the coding sequence ATGGACCATGACGAAGCAGCGCCCGCCGGGACGGGCGAAGGCAGTATGATATCCCGACGGCAGATCCTGATGAGCAGCGCCGCCTTTTCCGGCGTCGCCCTGGCCGCCGGCGTGCTGGGCAGTCCTGCCGGGGCAGAGGCGGCTGAAGTGCCGCCGGCGCGGCCGAATATCGTCTATATTGTCGCCGATGATCTCGGCTGGCGCGATGTCGGCTTCCAGGGTTCCGACATCAGGACGCCGCATCTCGACAAGCTGGCGCAGGAGGGCGCGCGCTTCGAGCAATTCTATGCGCAGCCGATGTGCACGCCGACGCGGGCGGCATTCATGACGGGGCGTTATCCGCTGCGCTACGGGCTGCAGACCGGCGTCATTCCGGCGGCGGGAACCTACGGCATTCCGCTCGACGAATATCTGCTGCCGCAGATGCTTCAGGACGCCGGATACAGGACGGCGATGGTCGGCAAATGGCATCTCGGCCATGCCAAGCCCGAATATTGGCCGCGGCAGCGCGGCTTCGACAGTTTCTACGGCGCGCTTGTCGGCGAAATCGACCATTTCAAGCATTCCTCGCACGGCATCAAGGATTGGTACCGCAACAACAAGCCGCTGGAGGAAAAGGGCTTCGACAACAGCCTGTTCGGCGAGGAGGCCGCCCGCACGATCGAGCATCACGATGCCGGCCGCCCGCTCTTTCTCTATCTGGCCTTCACCGCGCCGCACACGCCATTCCAGGCGCCCAGAGAATATCTGGATCGCTTTGAGACTATCGAGGACGAGAACCGCAGGGCCTATGCGGCGATGATATCCGTCATGGATGACGGCATCGGCAAGGTGGTCGCAGCACTCGAAAAGCGCGGGATGCGCGACAATACGCTCATCGTCTTCCACAGTGACAATGGCGGCGTGAAAAGCTCCATGTTTGCCGGCGACAGCAAGATCTCGGGGGGACTTCCCGCCGATAACGGCCCGTAA
- a CDS encoding DHA2 family efflux MFS transporter permease subunit encodes MPDRSEPVSSAVAPQRKWIGFLAMCLGMFMAILDVQVVATSLPTIQSALDIHPDQMSWVQTAYLIAEVVAIPLTGFLTRLLTMRWLFVTALSLFVIASAGCAASGNFGELIAWRVIQGFSGGTLIPSVFSAVFILFPDKRQALATTIAGVLAVLAPTIGPIVGGWLTETYSWHWLFLINIIPGILAALVAMRSLPGESVNLSELRHLDIVSLLLMAASLAALEIGLKEAPTSGWTSLAVAGLVGLSVVSGCVFAWRSLRRAIPVVELNNFSNRNFLVGSALSFVLGIGLFGSVYLMPVFLAFVRGHNALEIGMTMLVTGIAQLVTAPIAVALEKRTDARLLSAVGFTLFAVGIGMSAFQDPRTDYDAMFWPQIIRGVAIMFCLLPPTRLALGTLPPERIPDASGLFNLMRNLGGAIGIALIDTVIYTRSDPLGQGIWDRLKAGDIDIAAFVGAPLQAIAGHQGEFDADTTAMLDPLVQTAATVQAINEAWMVVAVLTGCALLWVPFARRVAPPAG; translated from the coding sequence ATGCCCGACCGGTCTGAACCCGTTTCGTCCGCAGTTGCGCCACAGCGCAAATGGATCGGCTTTCTGGCCATGTGCCTCGGCATGTTCATGGCGATCCTCGACGTGCAGGTCGTCGCAACCTCGCTTCCGACCATCCAGTCGGCGCTCGACATCCATCCGGATCAGATGAGCTGGGTGCAGACCGCCTATCTCATCGCCGAGGTGGTGGCGATACCGCTGACGGGCTTCCTGACCCGTCTGCTGACGATGCGCTGGCTCTTCGTGACCGCGCTCTCGCTGTTCGTCATCGCCTCGGCAGGCTGTGCTGCGAGCGGCAATTTCGGCGAACTCATTGCCTGGCGGGTCATCCAGGGCTTTTCCGGCGGCACGCTGATCCCCTCGGTGTTTTCGGCCGTCTTCATCCTGTTTCCCGATAAGCGGCAGGCGCTTGCGACGACGATCGCCGGCGTTCTCGCGGTTCTCGCGCCGACCATCGGGCCGATCGTCGGCGGCTGGCTGACCGAGACCTATTCCTGGCACTGGCTGTTCCTGATCAACATCATTCCCGGCATTCTGGCAGCGCTCGTCGCCATGCGCTCGCTTCCCGGGGAGAGTGTCAATCTCTCGGAGCTCCGGCATCTGGATATCGTCTCGTTGCTGCTGATGGCAGCGAGCCTGGCAGCGCTGGAAATCGGCCTGAAGGAGGCGCCGACGAGCGGCTGGACCTCGCTCGCTGTCGCCGGTCTCGTCGGTCTGTCTGTGGTCTCAGGATGCGTCTTCGCATGGCGGTCGCTGCGCAGAGCGATACCTGTCGTCGAGCTCAACAATTTCAGCAACAGGAACTTTCTGGTGGGGTCCGCGCTGAGCTTCGTTCTCGGCATCGGGCTTTTCGGTTCCGTCTATCTCATGCCGGTCTTTCTCGCCTTCGTGCGCGGACACAACGCGCTCGAGATCGGCATGACGATGCTGGTGACGGGCATTGCCCAGCTCGTCACCGCGCCGATCGCGGTCGCTCTCGAAAAGCGGACGGATGCCCGATTGCTGTCTGCTGTCGGTTTCACGCTCTTTGCTGTCGGCATCGGCATGAGCGCGTTTCAGGATCCGCGGACTGATTACGATGCGATGTTCTGGCCGCAGATCATCCGCGGCGTGGCCATCATGTTCTGCCTGCTGCCACCAACGCGGCTGGCCCTCGGCACCCTGCCGCCGGAGCGCATTCCTGACGCGAGCGGTCTGTTCAATCTGATGCGCAATCTTGGGGGCGCGATCGGCATCGCGCTGATCGACACTGTTATCTACACCCGCTCGGACCCGCTCGGCCAAGGCATCTGGGACCGGCTGAAGGCGGGAGATATCGATATTGCCGCTTTTGTCGGCGCGCCGCTGCAGGCAATTGCGGGGCATCAGGGAGAGTTCGATGCGGATACGACAGCGATGCTCGATCCGTTGGTGCAGACGGCGGCGACCGTTCAGGCGATCAACGAGGCGTGGATGGTGGTTGCCGTGCTGACGGGGTGTGCGTTGCTGTGGGTGCCATTTGCGCGGAGGGTGGCGCCCCCGGCGGGGTGA
- a CDS encoding GFA family protein, protein MSDERQEHNAACHCGSVKFRVRLADEFNTIRRCNCSYCRMRGAIAVSAELKDIEFVEGEDNLTLYQFNTGTAKHYFCKTCGIYTHHQRRSNPSQFGINVACIEGVSPFDFSEIRVMDGISHPSDSGSAAKVAGILRFEPTR, encoded by the coding sequence ATGAGCGACGAAAGACAAGAGCATAATGCAGCCTGCCACTGCGGCAGCGTCAAATTCCGGGTGCGGTTGGCAGACGAATTCAATACGATCCGCCGCTGCAACTGCTCCTACTGCCGCATGCGCGGCGCCATCGCCGTCTCGGCCGAGCTCAAGGATATCGAATTCGTCGAGGGCGAAGACAATCTGACGCTCTATCAATTCAATACCGGCACAGCGAAGCATTATTTCTGCAAGACCTGCGGCATCTACACTCATCATCAGCGCCGCTCGAATCCGAGCCAGTTCGGCATCAATGTCGCCTGCATCGAGGGCGTCAGCCCCTTCGATTTTTCGGAAATCCGGGTCATGGACGGCATCTCCCACCCCTCCGATTCCGGCTCCGCGGCCAAAGTCGCCGGGATCCTTCGCTTCGAACCGACAAGATGA
- a CDS encoding VOC family protein, with the protein MPNLENLKKQAKQYLRWHRERYYPVAAHIRAALPRFQHLDDNQILESSFKLNDAQELVARQLGFEGWLALKSGAHGMTNQSKQTASHPVLSSVSAQLFVSDIKASCEFFTDKLGFALDFVYGDPPFYGQVVRDNARLALRLVCEPVFVGDIRQREHLLSASITVDTASEIKRLFLDFQAAGVDFHQTLKKEPWGARNFIVRDPDENLILFAGPAD; encoded by the coding sequence ATGCCGAATCTCGAAAACCTCAAGAAGCAAGCCAAGCAGTATTTGCGGTGGCATCGCGAGCGGTATTATCCAGTCGCGGCCCATATCCGCGCTGCTTTGCCACGATTTCAACACCTCGACGATAATCAGATATTGGAATCCAGTTTCAAGCTGAATGACGCGCAAGAACTTGTCGCGCGTCAATTGGGATTCGAGGGGTGGCTGGCGCTCAAGTCAGGAGCCCATGGCATGACCAATCAAAGCAAACAGACCGCATCCCACCCGGTTCTGAGTTCTGTCTCCGCGCAACTCTTCGTCTCCGACATCAAAGCGTCGTGTGAATTCTTCACCGACAAACTCGGCTTCGCGCTCGACTTTGTTTACGGCGACCCTCCATTCTACGGACAGGTTGTTCGTGACAACGCGCGCCTCGCTCTGAGGCTAGTTTGCGAGCCTGTGTTTGTCGGCGACATCCGACAACGCGAACATCTGCTCTCCGCCTCGATCACGGTCGACACCGCCAGTGAGATCAAGCGACTCTTTCTGGATTTCCAAGCTGCCGGAGTGGATTTTCACCAGACGCTCAAGAAGGAGCCGTGGGGTGCCCGAAATTTCATTGTTAGGGACCCGGACGAAAATCTCATACTGTTTGCTGGTCCGGCCGACTAA
- a CDS encoding DNA-binding transcriptional regulator: MSKKVFDQIAEGLNEALAVARGEAVPYKLHVPAEIDVKAIRIRTGLTQKDFASTFGFGFDQLKQWEQGRARPVQAMRAYLLLINSEPGKMVEALRKLNVAAHEEPQKRAAS; encoded by the coding sequence ATGAGCAAGAAGGTATTTGATCAGATCGCAGAGGGCTTGAACGAGGCTTTGGCCGTCGCTCGCGGCGAAGCTGTGCCGTATAAGCTCCATGTACCCGCCGAAATCGATGTAAAGGCCATTCGAATACGCACTGGACTAACCCAGAAGGATTTCGCTTCTACCTTTGGCTTTGGGTTCGATCAGCTCAAGCAGTGGGAACAGGGCCGCGCACGGCCTGTGCAGGCCATGCGTGCTTATCTGCTCCTGATCAACTCCGAGCCAGGGAAAATGGTGGAAGCGCTTCGCAAACTAAACGTGGCGGCGCACGAAGAGCCTCAGAAGCGCGCAGCATCCTGA
- a CDS encoding DapH/DapD/GlmU-related protein, with protein MDSTAPANRPKIAETIIHPTASIRDSSIGTCCEILENTSLHTVELGDYSYLGQRCIVGDATIGKFCAIAAEVRIGAPNHPMDRPSMHRFTYCPEYYSADAVRDHSFFAERKADRAVIGHDVWIGHGVIVLPGVKVGDGAVLAAGAVVTKDVEPYTVVGGVPAKFIRERFSPTVAEKLAAIAWWDWPFETIMARLADFQSSDIETFCKRWA; from the coding sequence ATGGACTCGACCGCGCCAGCAAACCGCCCCAAAATCGCGGAGACCATCATCCACCCGACCGCCAGCATCAGGGATTCGAGCATCGGCACGTGCTGCGAAATCCTGGAAAATACCTCTCTGCACACGGTCGAACTCGGGGATTATTCCTATCTGGGGCAGCGCTGCATCGTCGGCGATGCAACGATTGGAAAGTTCTGCGCCATTGCTGCCGAGGTCAGGATCGGCGCGCCCAATCACCCGATGGACCGCCCCTCCATGCACCGCTTCACCTATTGCCCGGAATATTACTCCGCGGATGCCGTGCGCGACCATTCCTTCTTCGCCGAACGAAAGGCAGATCGCGCCGTCATCGGTCATGACGTCTGGATCGGTCACGGGGTCATCGTGCTCCCCGGCGTCAAGGTTGGAGACGGCGCCGTACTCGCGGCAGGCGCAGTCGTCACCAAGGACGTCGAACCCTATACTGTTGTCGGCGGCGTTCCCGCCAAATTCATTCGCGAGCGGTTCTCGCCGACAGTCGCCGAAAAACTTGCCGCCATCGCCTGGTGGGACTGGCCATTCGAGACGATCATGGCGCGGCTTGCCGATTTTCAGTCCAGCGACATCGAGACCTTCTGCAAGCGCTGGGCTTAG
- a CDS encoding sulfatase/phosphatase domain-containing protein has translation MLYEGGTRVVALANWPGMIKPGAVGGMVHIVDMAPTLARLAGAGIGKGKPLDGMDVWAMISQNMPSPRDEIVYNVDPLAGAVRQGDWKLVWKASLPPKVELFDLSGDPSEAADLADRNPDKVRELQARITQLAGEMKPPLLIMEAVRLTFFVPPVTPDPSVLFSLGD, from the coding sequence ATGCTGTACGAGGGCGGAACACGCGTCGTGGCGCTCGCCAACTGGCCGGGCATGATCAAGCCCGGCGCGGTCGGCGGCATGGTGCATATCGTGGACATGGCGCCGACGCTGGCAAGACTTGCCGGGGCAGGGATCGGTAAGGGCAAGCCGCTCGACGGAATGGACGTATGGGCGATGATCAGCCAAAACATGCCGTCGCCGCGCGACGAAATCGTCTACAATGTCGATCCGCTGGCCGGCGCTGTCCGTCAGGGTGACTGGAAACTGGTCTGGAAGGCATCGCTGCCGCCAAAAGTCGAGCTCTTCGACCTTTCCGGCGATCCGTCCGAGGCGGCCGATCTTGCCGATCGGAATCCGGACAAGGTGCGCGAACTGCAGGCCCGGATAACGCAGCTTGCCGGCGAGATGAAGCCGCCGCTGCTGATCATGGAAGCCGTGCGCCTGACCTTCTTCGTCCCGCCGGTCACGCCCGATCCGTCGGTTCTGTTCAGTCTTGGCGACTGA
- a CDS encoding type II toxin-antitoxin system RelE/ParE family toxin codes for MQAVAELHAFRNTAKSAGMSDEDIAELVDYLAANPDAGDEMEGTGGCRKLRWAIRGNNKGKSGGVRTITFYTGENLPVFLLTVFGKSQKANLTKAERNSLKKISDAIVQEYSRRVLPVAVGE; via the coding sequence ATGCAGGCAGTGGCAGAACTTCATGCGTTCCGCAATACGGCAAAGTCGGCGGGAATGTCTGACGAGGACATTGCGGAGCTTGTTGACTATCTCGCGGCCAATCCTGATGCAGGTGATGAGATGGAAGGAACAGGAGGTTGTCGAAAATTGCGTTGGGCGATCCGCGGAAACAACAAAGGTAAGAGTGGCGGCGTAAGGACAATCACTTTTTACACTGGAGAAAACCTACCCGTTTTCCTGCTGACCGTTTTCGGGAAAAGCCAAAAGGCAAACCTCACAAAGGCGGAACGAAATAGTCTGAAGAAGATTTCTGACGCAATCGTGCAAGAGTATTCAAGAAGGGTGTTACCCGTCGCCGTCGGAGAATGA
- a CDS encoding TetR/AcrR family transcriptional regulator, translating to MQKSDQAPQAQDTTATRTRGRPRAFDREAALANATRLFWEKGFEATSITDLTEAMGIGSPSLYAAFGSKEALYAEALNYYHETNEALVWAGFRAAPTAREAIKALLMDSAAVLTGSVVDIPLGCMVALSSVGSEGHAELGELVRTARAVTLDLLKLRLTQAVSAGEIPASTDIHGLARFVQTVQSGMSILARDGASRSELESVAEVSMLGWDARTLDDEAAAKIT from the coding sequence ATGCAGAAATCCGACCAGGCACCGCAAGCCCAGGATACGACAGCCACCCGCACCCGAGGGCGACCGCGTGCCTTCGACCGGGAAGCTGCGCTCGCGAACGCGACCCGCCTGTTCTGGGAAAAGGGTTTCGAGGCGACGTCGATCACCGACCTTACCGAGGCGATGGGCATCGGATCGCCAAGCCTCTACGCGGCCTTCGGCTCGAAGGAGGCGCTCTACGCCGAGGCATTAAACTACTACCACGAGACCAACGAGGCGCTTGTCTGGGCGGGCTTTCGCGCCGCCCCTACGGCACGCGAAGCTATCAAGGCGCTTCTCATGGACTCGGCGGCGGTCCTGACCGGCTCCGTCGTCGATATTCCCCTCGGCTGCATGGTGGCCCTCTCCTCGGTCGGCAGCGAGGGCCATGCCGAACTCGGCGAACTGGTGCGAACCGCCCGCGCCGTCACGCTCGACCTTCTGAAACTGCGCCTGACCCAGGCGGTATCGGCAGGCGAAATTCCAGCCTCGACCGACATTCATGGCCTCGCCCGTTTCGTGCAGACCGTCCAGAGCGGCATGTCGATCCTCGCCCGCGATGGAGCAAGCCGCAGCGAACTGGAATCCGTCGCCGAAGTCTCGATGCTCGGGTGGGACGCCCGCACGCTGGACGACGAGGCGGCTGCGAAGATCACTTAG
- a CDS encoding NADP-dependent oxidoreductase — protein MKAIQFSRYGGPDVLDIVEIDPPHPSPGEVRIRVRAAGVNPSDWKRREGQYRTFEEVTFPAGVGVEASGIVEEIGPGVSNTFVGDAVFGYGEATMAERAVLTHWVHKPDDLPFEIAGGLPVISETAWRSLDESGVKSGETLLVSGAAGGIGSAVLQLARIRGITVIGTASPQKHDYIRDLGAIPTTYEPGLADRVRQLAPDGVDAALDVAGSGIIPELIAMTGDPARVLSVADFSAEEYGAKFSRGPPKEPERVLADVARLYSKGLFRLRIEQSFPLERTAEALSISAAGRVTGKLIISP, from the coding sequence ATGAAAGCCATTCAGTTCAGCCGCTATGGCGGCCCCGATGTCCTCGATATCGTCGAGATCGATCCGCCGCATCCTAGCCCCGGCGAGGTGCGCATCAGGGTGCGAGCGGCCGGCGTCAACCCCTCCGACTGGAAGCGCCGCGAAGGGCAATATCGCACTTTCGAGGAAGTAACCTTTCCCGCGGGCGTCGGCGTCGAGGCTTCGGGCATCGTCGAAGAAATCGGCCCCGGCGTTTCCAACACTTTCGTCGGCGATGCCGTCTTCGGCTATGGCGAAGCGACGATGGCGGAGCGCGCCGTCCTCACCCACTGGGTCCACAAGCCCGATGACCTGCCCTTCGAGATCGCCGGCGGCCTCCCCGTCATATCGGAGACGGCATGGCGCAGCCTTGACGAGTCAGGCGTCAAATCCGGTGAGACGCTGCTCGTCAGCGGTGCCGCCGGCGGCATCGGCTCGGCCGTCCTCCAGCTCGCCCGCATCAGGGGCATCACCGTGATCGGCACGGCGAGCCCGCAGAAGCACGACTATATCAGGGACCTCGGCGCCATCCCGACCACCTACGAGCCGGGTCTTGCCGACCGTGTGCGGCAGCTCGCGCCCGATGGCGTTGATGCGGCACTGGATGTCGCCGGCTCCGGCATCATCCCTGAACTGATCGCCATGACTGGCGATCCCGCCCGTGTGCTCTCTGTCGCCGATTTCTCGGCCGAGGAATATGGCGCGAAATTCTCCCGCGGCCCGCCGAAGGAGCCGGAACGCGTGCTGGCCGATGTGGCCCGGCTCTATTCGAAGGGCCTGTTCCGCCTGCGCATCGAGCAGAGCTTTCCGTTGGAGCGGACGGCTGAAGCGCTGTCCATCAGCGCCGCCGGCCGCGTGACCGGCAAACTCATTATTTCCCCGTGA
- a CDS encoding TetR/AcrR family transcriptional regulator, with the protein MTTPSDETPSDRRSRKRLATRRAISLAADRLFFERGFENVTVDEIAAAADVGRMTVFNHFPRKEDMFFDRDEEARETLREALRQRDPEVSPIETLRLLAYRLVNQQTPYLIFSPASQNFIQTVENSETLKARARAIRDEIAGELAVALAESAGRPADDLAAKLASAMLLATWSVAFIEAHRNFRQHQDPEKAKTLFLGFIDMGIVGVEAAMKSTPYAGATASR; encoded by the coding sequence ATGACGACGCCATCAGACGAAACACCCTCAGATCGGAGATCCCGCAAGCGCCTTGCCACGCGGCGCGCGATCTCGCTTGCTGCCGACCGGCTGTTTTTCGAGCGGGGCTTCGAGAATGTGACTGTCGATGAGATCGCGGCGGCGGCCGATGTCGGGCGGATGACGGTGTTCAACCATTTTCCGCGCAAGGAGGACATGTTCTTTGACCGCGACGAGGAGGCGCGCGAGACGCTGCGCGAAGCCCTGCGACAGCGCGATCCGGAGGTTTCGCCGATCGAGACATTGCGGCTGCTGGCGTACCGGCTCGTGAACCAGCAGACGCCCTATCTGATATTTTCGCCGGCGAGCCAGAATTTCATCCAGACGGTGGAAAACAGCGAGACGCTGAAGGCGAGGGCGCGGGCCATCCGGGACGAGATTGCCGGGGAACTGGCAGTGGCGCTTGCCGAAAGTGCCGGCCGGCCGGCTGACGATCTCGCGGCCAAGCTTGCGAGCGCCATGCTGCTTGCCACCTGGAGCGTCGCCTTCATCGAGGCGCACCGGAACTTCCGGCAGCACCAGGACCCGGAGAAGGCGAAGACCTTGTTTCTCGGCTTCATCGATATGGGAATTGTTGGGGTAGAGGCGGCGATGAAAAGCACGCCCTATGCCGGAGCGACGGCAAGCCGGTAG
- a CDS encoding SDR family NAD(P)-dependent oxidoreductase — protein MTELAGKRALVTGASRGIGAAIAVALAEKGADVAITYERSADRAAEVVRAIEGKGRRGLAIQADSADPEAVKRSVEAAARALGGLDILVNNAAIALYDTIAGFSVPQIDALLDVNVRSPVLAAQAAIPHLQAGGRVINIGSAGAERIVGDTGTVYYMTKSALQSFTRGLARELGPRDVTVNLIQPGSTNTDMNPADGEFADFQRALIPLGRYGEPQDVAAAVAFLASPAARNITGAILNVDGGLNT, from the coding sequence ATGACTGAACTCGCTGGAAAACGTGCTCTCGTGACGGGCGCATCGCGTGGGATCGGTGCCGCCATTGCGGTGGCGCTCGCCGAAAAGGGCGCCGATGTCGCCATCACCTATGAGCGCTCTGCCGATCGCGCCGCCGAGGTCGTTCGCGCTATCGAGGGCAAGGGCAGGCGGGGATTGGCAATCCAGGCCGACAGTGCCGATCCGGAGGCCGTGAAGCGCTCGGTGGAGGCGGCGGCTCGCGCGCTTGGCGGTCTCGACATTCTCGTCAACAATGCCGCCATCGCGCTTTACGATACAATTGCCGGCTTCAGCGTCCCGCAGATCGATGCGCTGCTTGATGTCAACGTGCGCTCGCCGGTGCTCGCTGCGCAGGCCGCCATTCCCCATCTGCAAGCCGGAGGCCGCGTCATCAATATCGGCTCGGCCGGCGCCGAACGCATCGTCGGCGATACCGGCACGGTGTATTACATGACGAAATCCGCGCTGCAGTCCTTCACGCGCGGTCTCGCCCGCGAACTCGGACCTCGGGATGTTACCGTCAACCTGATCCAGCCGGGATCAACCAATACGGACATGAACCCGGCCGACGGGGAATTTGCCGATTTCCAGCGCGCCCTGATACCGCTCGGCCGCTACGGCGAGCCGCAGGATGTGGCGGCTGCCGTCGCCTTCCTCGCAAGCCCGGCTGCAAGGAACATCACAGGCGCCATTCTCAATGTGGATGGCGGCTTGAACACCTGA
- a CDS encoding TCR/Tet family MFS transporter: protein MNKPLIVIFTAICLDAVGIGLIFPILPHLLQEVTRTEDIAVYVGIMTALYAAMQFAFAPVLGGLSDTIGRRPVLLISLAGAAVNYLIMAFAPSLSLLFIGRAIAGLTSANMSVASAYITDISPADQRARRFGLTNAMFGAGFIIGPVLGGLLGDYWLRLPFIAAAVLNACNLLLALFVLPESRPLESRVPSRRKLDLAALNPLRPLKRIVSMKGLLPIVSVYFVFSAAGESYGTCWALWGFDTFGWNGVSIGLSLGAFGICQTVCQAFLPEPATRLLGERWSVMTGIACASIALSVMALANQGWMIFAIMPVFTLVGIGNPAFQALATRQVEPDRQGELQGVLASTVSLASIIAPLGFSSLYFMTRENWPGGIWLSVIALYAIAVPLVLISTRTAGTLRTLQN from the coding sequence ATGAACAAACCCCTCATCGTCATCTTCACCGCCATCTGCCTCGATGCCGTCGGCATAGGGCTGATCTTCCCCATCCTGCCGCACCTGCTTCAGGAGGTGACGCGGACCGAGGACATCGCCGTCTATGTCGGCATCATGACCGCGCTCTATGCCGCCATGCAGTTCGCCTTCGCCCCGGTGCTTGGGGGCCTCAGCGATACGATCGGCCGCCGTCCGGTACTCCTGATTTCGCTCGCCGGTGCGGCGGTCAATTACCTCATCATGGCCTTTGCGCCATCCCTCTCGCTGCTCTTCATCGGCCGCGCCATCGCCGGCCTCACCAGCGCCAATATGTCCGTCGCCTCGGCCTATATCACCGATATTTCGCCCGCCGATCAGCGCGCCCGCCGCTTCGGCCTCACCAACGCCATGTTCGGCGCCGGCTTCATCATCGGCCCCGTTCTCGGCGGGTTACTCGGCGATTACTGGCTGCGCCTGCCCTTCATCGCCGCTGCAGTGCTCAACGCCTGCAACCTGCTGCTCGCCCTCTTCGTCCTGCCGGAATCTCGACCACTTGAATCTCGGGTGCCGTCGCGCCGGAAGCTCGATCTCGCCGCGCTGAATCCGCTCCGGCCGCTGAAACGGATCGTCTCGATGAAAGGCCTGCTGCCCATCGTATCCGTCTATTTCGTCTTCAGCGCCGCCGGCGAATCCTACGGCACCTGCTGGGCGCTCTGGGGCTTCGACACATTCGGCTGGAACGGTGTCTCAATCGGCCTGTCGCTCGGCGCCTTCGGCATCTGCCAGACGGTCTGCCAAGCCTTCCTGCCGGAGCCGGCAACCCGGTTGCTCGGGGAGCGCTGGTCGGTCATGACAGGCATCGCCTGCGCCTCGATCGCCCTGTCAGTCATGGCCTTAGCAAACCAGGGCTGGATGATCTTCGCCATCATGCCGGTCTTCACCCTGGTCGGCATCGGCAACCCAGCCTTCCAGGCGCTCGCCACAAGGCAGGTCGAACCCGACCGGCAGGGCGAGCTGCAAGGCGTGCTCGCCTCCACCGTCAGCCTCGCATCCATTATCGCCCCACTCGGGTTTTCATCGCTCTATTTCATGACGCGAGAGAATTGGCCGGGCGGTATCTGGCTGTCGGTGATCGCCCTCTATGCGATTGCGGTGCCGCTGGTGCTCATCAGCACGAGAACCGCTGGCACCTTACGGACACTACAGAATTGA